One stretch of Pyrenophora tritici-repentis strain M4 chromosome 4, whole genome shotgun sequence DNA includes these proteins:
- a CDS encoding PotE, Amino acid transporter — protein MAGRYSNLPPPPTRDSLELASLASSSHPSRRTSEESSSSGAPSSRRLSFDDEDPLSELNPAGHDANRPRHKHNRSYSVTSAFDFAPNLFPLSSTAQGYTALGAPSNPALDPSNALNGGSLERNKSLTYLNGLSLVIGLIIGSGIFSSPSQVNKNAGSPGASLLVWVVAGILAWTGAASYAELGGAIPLNGGAQVYLSKIFGEWAGFLFTWCAVMVLKPGSAAIIAIIFGEYLVRAIIGAEAVDASTWLNKSVALVGLVFVTLLNCVSTKLGTRSADIFMFLKFFALLGVTVIGIVVAATGFSYKGDANKDWKDRGWFDGTSENVSNWAVALYAGLWAFDGWDNVNYVTAEFKNPTRDLPRVIHTSLPLVILCYLLANVSYFLVLPTSIIESSNTVAVAFGSQVFGPVGSLILALFVSGSCFGALNATTFTSGRLVYAAGKEGYLPSLFGNIGLGKNHRAIRLHSMNANQGKSKISSKLVSWFADEDAGFFFTPISAMVLNATLTAVYIVVGSFDTLVTFYGVAGYAFYFQTVLGLIILRVREPDLERPYKTWITTPIIFCCVSLFLLSRAVFAEPLQTLLVVAFMVVGLVIWFAWVGRRRGQERNKFRMPDETNEKVGWKFWQRWRRS, from the exons ATGGCCGGTCGCTACTCCAACCTGCCACCGCCGCCGACCCGCGACTCGCTCGAACTCGCCTCGCTGGCCTCGTCGTCGCATCCGTCGCGACGGACTTCGGAGGAATCTTCTTCCTCAGGCGCGCCATCTTCGCGCCGACTGTCTTTTGACGACGAAGACCCCTTGTCTGAGTTGAATCCAGCCGGCCATGATGCGAATAGACCACGGCATAAGCACAATCGCTCGTATAGCGTGACGTCCGCCTTTGACTTTGCGCCTAACCTATTCCCGCTCTCTAGCACAGCACAAGGATACACAGCTTTGGGCGCGCCATCGAATCCAGCTTTGGACCCATCGAATGCGCTTAATGGCGGCTCATTGGAGAGGAACAAGAGTTTAACATATCTCAATGGGTTATCGCTAGTCATTGGACTTATCATAGGAAGTGGCATCTTCTCTTCGCCGTCGCAAGTCAACAAGAATGCTGGCTCGCCTGGCGCGTCACTGCTGGTCTGGGTGGTAGCTGGTATCCTGGCCTGGACAGGTGCTGCAAGCTATGCGGAGCTCGGAGGAGCCATACCGCTGAACGGCGGTGCTCAGGTCTATTTGTCCAAGATATTTGGAGAGTGGGCAGGTTTCTTGTTCACATGGTGTGCAGTCATGGTGCTCAAGCCGGGCTCGGCAGCCATCATAGCAATCATTTTTGGAGAATATTTGGTGCGCGCGATAATCGGGGCCGAGGCTGTGGATGCGAGTACGTGGTTGAACAAGAGCGTGGCTTTGGTGGGACTCGTCTTTGTCACCCTCCTCAACTGCGTATCCACAAAGCTGGGCACGAGGAGCGCTGATATCTTCATGTTTCTCAAGTTCTTCGCATTGCTGGGAGTAACAGTAATCGGTATCGTCGTCGCCGCCACTGGTTTTTCATACAAGGGCGATGCGAATAAAGACTGGAAAGACCGCGGCTGGTTCGACGGCACCAGCGAGAACGTCAGCAACTGGGCGGTGGCGCTGTATGCTGGCCTATGGGCGTTTGATGGCTGGGACAAT GTCAACTATGTCACCGCCGAGTTCAAGAACCCTACCCGCGACCTACCCCGCGTAATTCACACGTCCCTGCCGCTCGTCATACTCTGCTACCTTCTAGCAAACGTATCATACTTCCTCGTGCTTCCCACATCCATCATCGAGTCGTCGAATACTGTTGCTGTGGCCTTTGGATCGCAGGTCTTCGGGCCTGTTGGCTCCCTTATACTCGCCCTGTTTGTGTCGGGATCATGTTTCGGTGCGCTGAATGCAACTACCTTCACTTCTGGTCGCCTTGTGTACGCAGCAGGAAAAGAAGGCTATCTGCCCTCGTTATTCGGAAACATTGGGCTTGGAAAGAATCATCGTGCCATACGGTTGCACAGTATGAATGCAAACCAAGGAAAGAGCAAGATATCTAGTAAGCTAGTAAGCTGGTTTGCAGATGAAGATGCGGGCTTCTTCTTTACACCCATATCCGCCATGGTACTCAATGCCACACTCACGGCCGTCTACATTGTGGTCGGATCTTTCGATACACTCGTTACCTTTTACGGCGTCGCTGGATACGCCTTCTACTTCCAAACTGTGCTCGGCCTCATTATCCTACGAGTCCGCGAACCAGATCTAGAAAGGCCATACAAGACCTGGATCACCACACCCATCATTTTCTGCTGCGTCAGCTTATTCCTACTCTCTCGAGCCGTCTTCGCCGAGCCACTCCAAACGCTCCTCGTCGTCGCATTCATGGTTGTAGGCCTAGTAATCTGGTTTGCATGGGTAGGCCGTCGTCGAGGTCAAGAAAGGAATAAATTCCGCATGCCCGACGAAACAAACGAGAAAGTAGGCTGGAAATTCTGGCAACGATGGAGAAGATCATGA
- a CDS encoding AcnA, Aconitase A produces the protein MAMSLRAARLLGRRQIAAPRASLVFRAAVSQSPRTYLTPRTFVTTTVRRDAQDVFPSMKESPAASFLSSLNETPKIPQTLTEKIVQRHAVGVAQGKILRSGDYVTLQPHKCMTHDNSWPVALKFMGIGATKINDPKQIVMTLDHDVQNKTEKNLKKYSQIEEFAKKQDVVFYPAGRGIGHQIMVEEGYAWPGTLAVASDSHSNMYGGIGCLGTPVVRTDAASIWATGKTWWQIPPVAKVTLNGKMPQGVTGKDVIVALAGLFNKDEVLNHAIEFTGTDETLGSIPVDDRLTIANMTTEWGALTGLFPIDSVLHGWLRARATLAAMGEGQTKDHHQQQFVHERIDKLFTATGIVGEKLGHIFKPALAADKGAVYAKELFLDLSTLSPYVSGPNSVKVATPLLELQSQNIPINKAYLVSCTNSRASDIAAAANVFKDAAVLNGGKIPKIPDHVNFYIAAASIPEQKAAEEAGDWQILLEAGAQPLPSGCGPCIGLGTGLLEPGEVGISASNRNFKGRMGSPDAKAYLASPEVVAASALSGTISGPGWYEAPEGYEGVRRGEGDGIPAEERMMTIEDMLEKAIKDAEAAIDTFGSDSSETQSVTPPTSDAETLTEILPGFPEKISGEIVFCDADNINTDGIYPGKYTYQDDVTREKMAEVCMENYDPSFGQMAKAGDILVSGFNFGCGSSREQAATAILAKGIPLVVAGSFGNIFSRNSINNALMGVEVPKLANRLREAFSSKDASSSQQAIKEPSNNRESLDSPPPAAAAQPTQAKQLTRRTGWTLEWDVRRSTVSVQEGPNGSKWNVKVGELPPNVQEIIALGGLENWVKKEIGSPPS, from the exons ATGGCAATGTCGCTCAGGGCAGCCCGGCTCCTGGGTCGCAGGCAGATAGCA GCTCCTCGAGCGAGCTTAGTATTTCGCGCCGCCGTATCGCAGTCGCCTCGCACATATCTGACTCCACGAACCTTTGTCACCACGACGGTCCGACGTGATGCACAGGATGTTTTTCCTTCAATGAAGGAGAGCCCTGCTGCGAGCTTCCTTTCGTCCCTCAACGAGACGCCGAAAATACCACAGACTCTCACCGAGAAGATTGTGCAGCGACACGCAGTAGGTGTTGCGCAGGGCAAAATATTGCGATCGGGCGACTATGTGACTTTGCAACCGCACAAATGCATGACACATGACAATTCATGGCCCGTGGCTCTCAAGTTCATGGGTATTGGCGCCACCAAGATCAATGACCCCAAGCAAATCGTAATGACGCTTGACCATGATGTACAAAACAAGACAGAGAAGAACCTGAAGAAATACAGTCAGATTGAGGAATTTGCTAAGAAGCAAGACGTCGTCTTCTACCCTGCTGGACGCGGCATTGGACATCAAATCATGGTCGAGGAGGGCTACGCCTGGCCTGGAACATTGGCTGTGGCTTCCGACAGTCATTCCAACATGTACGGTGGCATCGGATGTCTGGGTACTCCTGTAGTCCGAACCGACGCTGCAAGTATTTGGGCGACGGGCAAGACATGGTGGCAAATACCTCCTGTCGCAAAGGTCACCCTCAACGGCAAGATGCCCCAAGGTGTGACCGGCAAAGATGTCATTGTAGCTCTGGCCGGACTGTTCAACAAGGATGAGGTTCTCAACCACGCAATCGAGTTTACCGGAACCGATGAGACTCTCGGCAGTATCCCGGTTGATGACCGCCTTACCATTGCGAACATGACCACTGAATGGGGTGCTCTTACTGGTCTGTTTCCCATCGACTCTGTCCTCCATGGCTGGTTAAGGGCAAGAGCTACTCTCGCAGCCATGGGAGAAGGACAAACCAAAGATCACCACCAGCAACAGTTTGTCCACGAGCGCATCGACAAACTTTTCACTGCAACCGGTATCGTTGGAGAAAAGTTGGGCCACATCTTCAAGCCTGCCTTGGCAGCGGACAAGGGCGCTGTATATGCCAAAGAGCTCTTCTTAGATCTTTCCACTCTGTCACCATACGTTTCCGGCCCAAACTCTGTCAAGGTCGCTACACCCCTGCTCGAACTACAAAGCCAAAACATCCCGATCAACAAAGCTTATCTTGTGTCATGCACGAACTCGCGTGCCTCTGACATCGCCGCAGCTGCAAATGTCTTCAAGGATGCAGCTGTTCTCAACGGTGGCAAGATCCCCAAGATCCCAGATCACGTAAACTTCTACATTGCTGCTGCATCTATCCCGGAGCAAAAGGCGGCCGAGGAAGCAGGCGATTGGCAGATTCTCCTCGAAGCAGGTGCTCAGCCCTTACCTTCTGGTTGCGGTCCGTGTATCGGCCTGGGTACAGGTCTCCTTGAACCCGGCGAGGTTGGTATCAGTGCTAGCAACCGTAACTTCAAGGGCCGTATGGGGTCTCCTGACGCAAAGGCATACCTCGCCAGTCCCGAGGTTGTTGCAGCTAGTGCTTTGTCTGGCACGATCTCTGGGCCAGGATGGTATGAAGCTCCCGAGGGCTATGAGGGTGTCCGACGAGGAGAAGGCGATGGCATTCCAGCAGAAGAGCGTATGATGACTATCGAAGATATGCTTGAGAAGGCTATCAAGGATGCTGAGGCTGCTATCGACACCTTCGGCAGCGATTCTTCCGAAACCCAATCCGTCACTCCGCCCACATCAGATGCCGAGACCTTGACTGAGATCCTCCCGGGCTTCCCCGAAAAGATCAGCGGCGAGATTGTCTTCTGCGACGCAGACAACATCAATACCGATGGTATCTATCCCGGCAAATACACGTACCAAGATGATGTGACCAGGGAGAAGATGGCTGAAGTGTGCATGGAGAACTACGATCCTAGCTTTGGTCAAATGGCAAAGGCAGGTGATATTCTTGTATCAGGCTTCAACTTTGGCTGCGGTAGCAGCCGTGAACAAGCTGCAACCGCTATCCTGGCTAAGGGCATTCCGCTAGTGGTTGCCGGCAGCTTTGGCAACATCTTTAGCAGGAACAGCATCAACAACGCCCTTATGGGTGTCGAGGTACCCAAGCTAGCCAACCGTCTCCGCGAGGCCTTTTCCTCCAAAGATGCTTCTTCATCACAGCAAGCCATCAAGGAGCCTTCAAACAACCGCGAATCGCTTGATTCGCCACCACCCGCAGCCGCAGCCCAGCCTACCCAGGCTAAGCAACTGACCCGCCGCACTGGCTGGACTTTAGAATGGGATGTTCGCAGGAGCACTGTCTCTGTTCAGGAAGGTCCCAATGGCTCCAAGTGGAACGTCAAGGTCGGTGAGCTGCCACCCAACGTTCAAGAAATCATCGCCCTTGGCGGCCTGGAGAACTGGGTCAAGAAGGAGATTGGCAGTCCTCCATCATGA
- a CDS encoding LeuS, Leucyl-tRNA synthetase: MRGLSLHSLGGRRALRHPALSTRIASQWARNLSRKKKFEEVPLPSLTSKWQSIWDRPSSESEKLRQAERGNAYVLPMFPYPSGTLHLGHLRVYTISDVLARFKHMQGYKVLHPIGWDAFGLPAENAAIERGVHPEKWTLQNIEAMKAQMKEMGGRWDWDAEIRTCDPDFYKHTQRIFLMLHQHGLAYQAESLVNYDPIDQTVLANEQVDANGCSWRSGSKVEKVMLKQWFLKIKEFQEPLLKDLDALARDGRWPEKVLSMQRNWIGKSEGAKLSFDFVSMDSSMRFEPVHVFTTRPDTLFGVQYIALSLRHPVVQQLAIEDESLRAFMDRAKELPPDAKEGFLLKNIVARNPLAHVGGTTGPSIPVYVAPYVLDDYGSGAVMGVPGHDTRDHDFWRTNRGDEPVRVVIAAQQDTLPWPLIPGSGEDVPMTEKGFVVADIEGFGNMTSKQAADRVVQAIVDSGRHAERTATWRLRDWLISRQRYWGTPIPIIHCGSCGAVPVPEKDLPVRLPDLPDSFFGGRKGNPLAEDENWKKTTCPKCGSAAERETDTMDTFMDSSWYFFRFLDPKNKDALVDPVKTNNGMPVDLYVGGVEHAILHLLYARFISKFLATTPTWPKGYLTSGEPFTRLIAQGMVHGETFTDPESGRFLRPDEVNLSNPSKPLIKATGSTPNVSYEKMSKSKYNGIDPGTTIAKYGADATRAHMLFQAPVGDVLEWDEKKITGVERWLNRVIRLSDAFWLPDVEAKRFTIPTQVDATILEIIQTLFPKESATHHTREQLISLLKPDEAKLWIKTQQIIASVTESYSQTYSLNTIVSDLMTLTNAVWDTPHVSGKTPTFKWYSVAHLVRMLAPIAPGVAEEAWYRLHMFVDWAKLPEDHPTVFTAGFPTPDVKIIPLLSSTQTCVVQIDGKRRFDVEIPKFPLGWDHRDYSSSVNYVLKQLAKTEVGKEWLDKEDGKLFKIAETTEVDENFRMLPKGWSAIVIKHGKLCNLVSKRMPKRDSERPVISRDAVEVARQEVGEFTLHPYVFKEKKR; the protein is encoded by the exons ATGCGAGGTCTCAGTCTGCACTCGCTGGGCGGGCGGCGCGCCCTTCGTCACCCTGCCCTGTCTACGCGAATAGCTTCACAATGGGCCAGGAACCTCAGCAGGAAGAAGAAATTTGAGGAAGTGCCATTGCCGTCGCTCACTTCGAAATGGCAATCAATCTGGGATCGACCGTCTTCAGAGTCGGAAAAACTGCGTCAAGCAGAGCGAGGAAACGCATACGTCTTGCCCATGTTCCCGTATCCCTCGGGGACGCTCCACCTAGGCCACTTGCGAGTATACACCATATCCGATGTTCTGGCGCGCTTCAAGCACATGCAAGGCTACAAGGTCTTACACCCCATCGGATGGGATGCCTTTGGTTTGCCGGCTGAAAATGCCGCCATCGAGCGAGGTGTGCATCCAGAAAAGTGGACGCTACAGAACATCGAAGCCATGAAAGCACAGATGAAGGAAATGGGAGGTCGCTGGGACTGGGATGCT GAAATACGAACATGCGACCCCGACTTCTACAAGCACACACAGCGCATCTTTCTCATGCTCCATCAACACGGCCTGGCCTACCAAGCCGAGTCGCTAGTCAACTACGATCCCATCGACCAAACCGTTCTCGCAAATGAACAAGTAGATGCCAATGGCTGCTCCTGGCGCTCTGGGTCAAAGGTCGAGAAGGTCATGTTGAAGCAATGGTTCTTGAAGATCAAGGAGTTCCAAGAGCCTCTGCTGAAAGATCTGGACGCTTTGGCTAGAGACGGCAGGTGGCCTGAGAAGGTACTTTCTATGCAGAGGAACTGGATCGGCAAATCCGAAGGCGCAAAGCTCTCGTTTGACTTTGTCTCGATGGATAGCTCCATGCGCTTTGAGCCTGTCCATGTCTTCACTACCAGACCAGATACCTTGTTTGGAGTGCAGTATATTGCTCTTTCGCTGCGTCATCCTGTTGTTCAACAGCTGGCCATCGAAGACGAGTCGCTACGCGCCTTCATGGACCGAGCAAAGGAATTGCCGCCAGATGCCAAAGAGGGTTTCCTACTTAAGAACATCGTAGCGAGAAACCCACTTGCCCATGTTGGGGGCACGACGGGACCTTCTATCCCTGTCTATGTGGCTCCATATGTCCTAGATGACTACGGCTCTGGTGCCGTTATGGGTGTGCCAGGCCATGACACACGAGACCACGATTTTTGGCGAACGAACCGGGGCGACGAGCCAGTTCGGGTTGTCATTGCTGCTCAACAGGATACTCTGCCATGGCCGCTCATACCAGGTAGCGGGGAAGACGTACCTATGACCGAGAAAGGTTTCGTCGTTGCTGATATTGAGGGCTTTGGTAACATGACATCAAAGCAAGCCGCAGATAGGGTCGTGCAGGCGATCGTTGATTCTGGAAGACACGCTGAGAGGACAGCAACCTGGCGTCTTCGAGACTGGTTGATCAGTCGGCAGCGTTATTGGGGCACGCCCATCCCCATCATCCATTGTGGGTCTTGTGGTGCCGTTCCAGTCCCCGAGAAAGACCTTCCAGTCAGATTACCGGACCTTCCAGACAGCTTCTTCGGGGGACGCAAGGGGAATCCGTTAGCGGAAGACGAGAACTGGAAGAAGACTACTTGTCCCAAGTGCGGCTCTGCTGCCGAGCGCGAGACCGATACCATGGATACTTTCATGGACTCATCCTGGTACTTCTTCAGGTTTTTAGATCCTAAAAACAAAGATGCCTTGGTCGACCCGGTCAAGACAAACAACGGCATGCCTGTAGACCTCTATGTCGGCGGTGTGGAACACGCCATTCTGCACCTTTTGTACGCCCGCTTCATCTCAAAGTTTCTCGCAACAACGCCTACATGGCCGAAGGGCTACCTGACTAGCGGTGAACCTTTTACGCGCCTCATAGCTCAAGGAATGGTTCATGGAGAGACTTTTACCGATCCAGAAAGTGGACGCTTCCTTCGTCCGGATGAGGTGAACTTGTCGAACCCTTCAAAGCCCCTCATCAAGGCGACGGGTAGCACTCCAAATGTCAGCTACGAGAAAATGTCTAAGAGCAAGTACAACGGCATAGATCCTGGCACTACAATCGCCAAGTATGGAGCCGACGCAACACGCGCCCACATGCTATTCCAAGCACCCGTAGGAGATGTGCTAGAGTGGGATGAGAAGAAGATCACTGGTGTTGAACGGTGGCTCAACCGGGTGATAAGGCTATCGGATGCTTTTTGGTTGCCTGATGTTGAGGCAAAGAGATTCACCATACCTACACAGGTTGATGCAACGATTCTTGAGATAATACAGACACTCTTTCCGAAGGAGAGTGCCACTCACCATACTCGCGAGCAACTCATTTCTCTGCTCAAGCCAGATGAAGCAAAGCTCTGGATAAAAACTCAGCAAATCATCGCGAGTGTCACCGAATCGTACTCGCAGACGTACTCGCTCAACACCATCGTCAGCGATCTGATGACGTTGACAAACGCTGTCTGGGACACTCCACACGTTTCTGGGAAAACCCCAACCTTTAAATGGTACTCGGTGGCTCACCTTGTCCGTATGCTCGCTCCAATCGCTCCTGGTGTCGCTGAGGAAGCGTGGTACAGACTCCATATGTTTGTCGATTGGGCCAAGCTACCCGAAGATCATCCAACCGTTTTCACAGCAGGCTTCCCCACTCCAGATGTCAAGATCATACCCCTTCTCTCATCGACTCAAACATGTGTAGTCCAGATCGACGGGAAACGTAGGTTTGATGTCGAAATTCCAAAGTTTCCTCTTGGATGGGACCACAGGGACTACTCATCTTCAGTCAACTATGTTCTAAAGCAGTTGGCGAAGACTGAAGTAGGAAAAGAATGGCTCGATAAAGAGGACGGGAAGCTCTTCAAAATTGCCGAAACGACTGAGGTGGACGAGAACTTCAGGATGCTACCCAAGGGATGGTCGGCTATTGTCATTAAACATGGCAAACTGTGCAACTTAGTGAGCAAGAGAATGCCTAAACGGGATAGCGAGCGTCCTGTGATTAGCCGGGACGCTGTTGAGGTCGCTCGTCAAGAGGTTGGTGAGTTCACATTACATCCGTATGTATTCaaagagaagaaaagatAG
- a CDS encoding Atrophin-1 multi-domain protein: MITFPAIFLVGYITLVFGIEVVVRAFKRERFAPRGKWNTTICIAVVSFMLLLTWMPTVAWPMSNTCFGSLIWFPMRYDFLMMIILAVMVFCLLAVAALISIQLMRTPGLDPNERISASRMTYFLLVAALIYALVLPVEIQSLQRDFMQALAASRIAEISLFSSGMVITFFHLFLRTNATRMVIRPIDEINSTPNQKRPKLRFFGPSDLEMQISAPMDLQTTRRLDSRQGLIDVGPEKNRTDFDPEYFERPKRALSPASTKPGTPIDPTQWPLPPMKDTDAKLSGHARKESYSLFPTRAEEVPRLPPTVYDPKAAQETTSVSKLAMRRFTRRGSVTSVTNVSDAFDFLTKPKLPFASGHSRMQSTDSSATVQIGLRFSIAPATLGTGKYNGNERPQPPKRGNTDDSDTSLELPIQGPPAETSSLETLSPGTYVPPSPVTRPRANSPNRTPAFPLVPVVNSSEYLKAQREKVLPAPPPSAEAPVPAPQAVTPTQAAMPSPAMLSPAIPKPACISGLRMNPVSPVTAVASPKTASQPATPSSSTNSLARSNSGGHAAPSPTARIPLGAGTMSRSPPPNGWI; the protein is encoded by the exons ATGATTACTTTTCCCG CTATATTCCTGGTCGGATACATCACGCTGGTTTTTGGTATCGAAGTAGTCGTCAGGGCCTTCAAGCGCGAACGTTTTGCCCCCCGTGGCAAGTGGAACACGACAATCTGTATTGCTGTGGTGTCGTTTATGCTTTTACTTACCTGGATGCCGACTGTCGCATGGCCAATGTCCAATACTTGCTTCGGCAGTCTCATCTGGTTTCCTATGCGTTACGACTTTCTGATGATGATCATACTTGCTGTCATGGTCTTTTGCTTATTGGCAGTCGCCGCTCTCATCAGTATCCAGCTCATGAGAACTCCCGGCTTGGACCCCAACGAGCGTATTTCGGCTTCACGTATGACCTACTTCTTGTTAGTAGCTGCATTGATCTAT GCTCTCGTCCTCCCTGTCGAGATCCAGTCTCTTCAACGGGACTTTATGCAAGCGCTAGCCGCCTCTCGCATTGCCGAAATCTCGCTCTTCTCCTCGGGCATGGTCATCACCTTCTTCCACCTCTTCCTACGAACAAACGCAACGCGAATGGTCATTCGTCCCATCGATGAGATCAACTCCACCCCAAACCAAAAACGCCCAAAGCTTCGATTCTTCGGCCCTAGTGACTTGGAGATGCAAATCAGCGCACCAATGGATCTGCAAACAACTCGCCGCTTGGACAGCCGACAGGGTCTGATTGATGTTGGACCCGAGAAGAACCGTACAGACTTCGATCCCGAATACTTTGAACGACCCAAGCGTGCTTTGTCGCCAGCATCCACCAAGCCCGGCACCCCAATCGACCCTACACAATGGCCACTGCCCCCTATGAAAGACACTGACGCCAAATTATCTGGCCACGCACGCAAGGAGAGCTACTCTCTCTTTCCCACACGAGCTGAAGAAGTACCTCGCCTTCCTCCTACCGTCTACGACCCGAAGGCTGCGCAAGAAACCACCTCAGTATCCAAGCTCGCTATGCGACGCTTCACTCGACGGGGCTCAGTCACATCAGTTACCAATGTTAGCGACGCGTTCGACTTCCTGACCAAGCCAAAGCTACCCTTTGCCTCTGGACACTCACGTATGCAAAGCACCGATAGCAGCGCGACTGTTCAGATTGGTCTTCGTTTCTCAATAGCACCCGCCACGCTTGGTACAGGCAAGTACAATGGTAATGAGCGCCCGCAGCCACCAAAGCGGGGTAATACCGACGATAGTGATACATCGCTAGAGCTTCCAATCCAGGGACCTCCAGCAGAGACATCGTCATTAGAGACGCTCAGCCCCGGCACATATGTCCCACCATCTCCCGTAACCCGACCAAGGGCCAACAGCCCCAATCGGACCCCAGCATTCCCTCTCGTACCAGTCGTCAACAGCAGTGAGTACCTCAAGGCTCAACGTGAGAAGGTACTACCCGCCCCACCACCATCCGCAGAAGCGCCAGTGCCGGCTCCACAAGCCGTTACCCCAACACAGGCCGCTATGCCCTCCCCTGCGATGTTATCGCCAGCTATTCCCAAGCCAGCTTGCATCAGCGGACTCCGGATGAACCCAGTCTCTCCCGTCACCGCAGTCGCCTCTCCCAAGACAGCGTCCCAACCCGCTACACCATCGTCGTCAACCAACAGCCTCGCACGATCAAACAGCGGAGGCCACGCAGCACCATCACCGACAGCACGGATACCCCTAGGTGCAGGCACGATGTCGCGGAGTCCGCCACCCAACGGCTGGATCTGA
- a CDS encoding SerC, Phosphoserine aminotransferase — MVNRSDVNYFGAGPAPLPTEVLERASQALLNYKDKGIGLCEISHRSPEANEILDDTKKALSHLLEIPGDYEILFLQSGGSGEFSATVYNLVSIWVEKKRAQIAKEVGDDKDEVLKRLRKVVDEELKIDYLVTGSWSLKASQEAARLVGAKHVNVATDSRKINDGKFGKIAPESEWNLTPRTNGGPAFVYYCDNETVDGVEFPSFPQSLEGEDAPLVCADMSSNFISRKIDVSKYAIIFGGAQKNIGNTGIAIVIMRKSLLPPHSTPASPDLLRELNLAVGPIVLDYPTIAKNNSLYNTLPIFDVWVAGQVMSGLVNSYGAKRIGGQEEVSNEKARLIYDTLEKYPDVYRVVPDKSARSRMNICFRVHGGDTDKEKAFLVGAEKKGLLGLKGHRSVGGIRASNYNAVSLDGAKLLVSYLDEYATST, encoded by the exons ATGGTCAATCGCTCAGACGTCAACTACTTTGGGGCTGGCCCCGCACCCCTCCCCACCGAGGTGCTCGAGAGGGCCTCACAGGCGTTGCTGAACTACAAAGACAAGGGCATTGGCCTTTGCGAAATCTCTCATCGCTCTCCCGAAGCCAATGAGATTCTGGATGACACCAAGAAGGCGCTCAGCCATCTGCTGGAGATTCCTGGTGACTACGAAATCCTCTTCCTGCAGAGCGGCGGTAGCGGCGAGTTCAGTGCCACCGTTTACAATCTCGTCTCGATATGGGTAGAGAAGAAGCGCGCACAAATTGCCAAAGAGGTGGGCGACGACAAGGACGAGGTACTGAAGAGGCTTCGCAAGGTCGTGGACGAGGAGCTCAAAATCGACTACCTGGTTACCGGCTCATGGTCACTCAAGGCTTCGCAGGAGGCTGCACGGCTCGTGGGAGCGAAACACGTCAATGTAGCCACCGACTCGCGCAAGATCAACGACGGCAAATTTGGCAAGATTGCTCCAGAAAGCGAGTGGAATCTGACACCTCGCACCAACGGGGGCCCTGCCTTCGTCTACTACTGCGACAACGAAACTGTAGATGGTGTCGAGTTCCCGTCTTTCCCACAAAGCCTCGAGGGTGAAGACGCGCCACTGGTCTGTGCCGACATGTCGTCCAACTTCATTTCCCGCAAAATCGACGTGAGCAAGTATGCAATCATCTTTGGCGGTGCCCAGAAGAACATTGGCAACACTGGAATTGCTATCGTCATCATGCGGAAGTCGCTCCTTCCGCCACATTCTACCCCTGCCTCGCCTGATCTGCTGAGAGAGCTGAACTTGGCAGTCGGCCCCATTGTGCTCGACTACCCTACTATCGCCAAAAACAACTCATTATATAATACTTTGCCGATATTTGACGTTTGGGTCGCTGGCCAAGTCATGTCTGGGCTCGTCAACTCGTATGGCGCCAAGCGCATAGGTGGTCAGGAAGAAGTCTCCAACGAAAAGGCTCGGCTCATCTACGATACGCTGGAGAAGTACCCGGACGTCTATCGGGTCGTTCCAGACAAGTCCGCCCGCAGCAGAATGAACATTTGTTTTCGAGTCCACGGTGGGGATACAGACAAAGAGAAAGCGTTCCTTGTGGGCGCGGAGAAGAAGGGCCTATTGGGTCTGAAGGGCCACCGAAGCGTAGGTGGTATTCGCGCTAGCAACT ATAATGCGGTCTCGCTCGATGGCGCAAAGCTGCTTGTTTCGTATCTTGACGAGTACGCAACATCGACGTAA